In Paenibacillus dendritiformis, the DNA window TCACATAAGCGGACGGGGTCTCGGAGATCGACTCGTAATCTTCCTCGAATACGGTGGCCAGCCCGGTGCTGGTGTTCTCCTCCATCAGCATCAGCTCGGTGCTCTCGCTCTTCGGCGCCTCGATAATTTTCAGCTCGCCCGAGTCTCCGATCGTCAGCATCCCGATCTGAATCGCTTCCGCCTGATTCTCCTCCCGGGAGCCGCCGAGCAGAAGGCGCGTCTTGATATCCTCGATCGCGAGCGGCAGCATCGCCATCACGTTGTTGTAATTTTTGCTCGCATCCTCGAACATCGTGTTCAGCTTGTCGCCGAGATCGAGCTTCTTCGGATCGCCCTCGTCCAGCTTGTCATACTGGGTGTACAAGTAATGAATCTCCTTCCGCACCTGGCGGATGTCGTCCATCACCTTCTTCGGCGAGATCATGTCCAGCAGATTCTCGAATTTGAAATCGACGTTGGTGATGCCCTGGCTGCGCTTCGTGTCGATCAGGGTGAACAGCATTTTCAGAAAATCGTTGCTCTGATCGATCTTGATCTCCGAAATGCAATCCTCCGCGATCCCCTCCGGCTTCTTAAGCGTATACATTACTTTCTGGTTCGCCGCGTTGAAGAATGAATAGACGCTCGGGGAGAACTTGTCCAGGAACTCGTCGAAGCTGCGGACAAGCAGATGCTCGTTGATTTCCTTGATTTTGTCATCGCTCAGACTGTCAATCCCTCTGACATCGCCTACGATGGTCAGAAGATCCAGCTTCTCCGGGTTGATCTCCTCGAAGAGCATGGCACGGTTCGTTTGGTTAATGATGTCCATGTCGTTCAGCAACATGATGCCAAGCGGTTACGGCAGGGCCGCAGCCGGCTTGCCAATCATATGCTCCTCCTTTCTATCGCTTGCTGCATGTATTGCCTCGGGTGAAGCGGACCATCCGCCCTGGCCGGGCGCACGTCCTCCCGTAAGAGGGAGCGCTCGCCTAAGCCTAAGGCAGGAGGCGCATTTCCTCTCGGATTCCTTGAGTATAAAGACTCTTCCAGCGAACAAACAGGATTTATGCCCCATGACGTATTGAACAATAACAACTAATTTCATGTAATCGCATGGAACTATATTTTCCGCACGGCAATCTTTCGCACGAACGAAAAAATATGGAAATCGAGCTTATTCGACTTTATCTTAAAAATATTTGTCCCGACGTGTCAATGAGTCTTCAAACCGGGACTTTAATCCCAAAAATCTAGTCATTCAATGACAACAAATGTCGAAACGTGGAAAAGCTATTTAGATTTCCCTGCGAGAATCCGATTCTATTATTTGGAATTGTAAGGATTGCCGAGAGGCTCCTGGATGACGATATAAATACCATTTACAGGAAAAGGTGATAGAATGAAGAAAATGATGTCCAAGCGCGGCGGATGGTTCAAGGGGCTGGCGGCCGCGATTGCATTGCTCGTGCTGTGGAGCGGCGGGGGAGGCGGAGCGCCCGCATCGGCAGCAGACAAGGCCGGAAGCCAAGCCGCCCATGCGGCCTCGCGGGGGATTGACGCCGTCTTCGTCATGGACGTCAGCTATTCGATGAATGAGACCGACAAAGACGGCATCGCGGCGGAAGTCATCAATATGTTCATGGATATGAGCGATTCCGCCAAGACCCGGATCGGCTTCGTCGCCTACAACGACCGCATCGTGGAGACGCAGCCGCTGACGTCCATCGCTTCGCCGGGGCATCAGGCGAAGCTGAAGCAGAAGCTGCAGCATATGCCCCGTTACGGCTATACCGATCTGGGGCTCGGCCTGCGCACGGGCGCGGACATGCTCGCCTCCGACCAAGAGAAAGGCGGCGTTCCGTTCCTCATTCTGCTGTCCGACGGCGGCACCGACTTCGGCTACGCTTCCCGGGGGAGAACGGTGGAGGATTCGAACCGGGACGTGAAGCACGTCATCAAGCAAGCCCAAGCCCAAGGCTATCCCATCTACACGATCGGCCTGAACCACGACGGTTCGGTCAACAAGGAAGAGCTGGAGCGGATCGCCAAGCAGACGGGCGGAACCTCGTTCATTACCGACAGCGCGGATGATTTGCCCGATATTTTCAATCAAATCTTCGCCCGTCAGATTCAATCCGTTCTCGTGACGGTCGCCGCGGTAACGGCAACCGGCGAGCTTCAGGAGGTGAAGGTGCCGATTCCGAATTCCAGCATGAGCGAGGCCAATATTATATTGCTCTCTTCGCATCCGCTGCGGGAGGCCCAACTGTATTACAGTTCCAAAAACGTGCGTTTGTACGAATCGAATAAATACCGTCTGATGAAAATCATCCGTCCAGAGCAGGGAGAACTGGTTATCAAGCTGCGGGGCAAGCCGGGAGATTTCGTCAAAGTGAATCTGCTCGGGAACTATAGTTTGGGACCGGAACTGGTTCTGGAGTCCCAGGAGATTATAAAAGGGCAAAATACGAAATTTTTATCATACCTGCAGCATCCCGACGGTTCCCGGCTGGAGGATCCGCCTGTGTTCGACACGATGCAGGCGGAGCTTGTCGTAACCAATCTTGATTCCGGCAAGGAGGAACGGACGCCGCTGGCAAGGAAGGGGAACGGGTTCGAGGGGGATTATATTTTTCGCTACTCCGGCTCATACCGCTGGCATGTCTATCTGCATGGCCCGGACTTCTACCGCATGAGCCCGGAGACCGAACGGAAGGTGGAGAACCTGCCGCCGGAAGCGGTCGCGGCCGGGCCTCTCTCCCTCACCAAGGAAGATGGCGAAGCGCGCATCGATCTGCGGGAATGGTTCCATGATCCGAACGGGGATGAACTGGCCTTCCGGCTTCAGCCGGAAGCGGACAATAAGCTGGAAGGCGCTTATATCGAGGATTACTGGCTTGTCGTGACGCCGCGGAAGACAGGCGATGCCTCGCTCGCCGTGCAAGCCTCCGATCCGGAAGGCGGCACCGCCGTCTCGACGCTGGCCTTCTCGGTGCGGTCCTACTGGGAGCTGCCGCTTCGGATTGGAGCCGGTGTCTTGATCGCGGCGCTGATCGGGGGCGCGGCCTACCTGTGGCTGCGTCCGCGGCCCAAGTTCGCCGGGCGGCTGGAGGGCTACTTCCTGAATACCGCCAGCGGCAATGACATCCCGGTGGCCTTCTGGCCGTTGTCATCTTTCGATAATCGCCGGGTCAGTCTGGCCGATCTGTTCCGCAGCCTCGACATTCATGAGCCGCTGCCGGAAGCGGAGCGCATCCTGCTGGAGCCGGGGAAGGATGGTGTGCTGAGGGTGGTTCACCATACGTCGTGCGCGGTGGACAAGGGGCGGACGCCGATTCCGAAGGGCAAGAAGGAAGTTGTGCAATACAATGAGAAAATCTATGTAACGTTCGAGGACGGCATTACCGAGATCGAGCTTCGTTATAAGCCGCTCAAATCGGGCGCGGCCTCCACGGGGCGCCCGAATTCGCTGCCGGAATCGGGCTGATGCGGGAAGAGCCGGGGCGCAAGCCCCGGCTCTGTCTGTTATTGCTGTAGGAGCACCCGGGCCGCAAGCTAGCTCCCGCCCCGGGATATCGGCTCATGCTCCGCCTGTTCCGGCAGGCGGCGGCCTTGAAGCCTCTCCTTCAGCGACCATTTGAGATGCTCCGCATACAGCGCGATCCGGAACGGATTCAGCGAGGCGGGGCGCTTGCGGGAATGGATGGCCAATCCCTTCGTAATGACCCGGGCCAACAGAGGGGTCGTGCCCCTGCTCCGCTGCCGGATCGGCTCAACCTGATCCCGGAACAGCCGTTGGGTCACATCCAGCGGCGGCTGGCCGCATAAGCAGAAGTACAGCGTGGCCGCCAGGCTGTATATGTCGGCGGCCGGATCCTGACGCGACGTCTCGGAGTACAGCTCCAAGGCCGAATAACCCGCCGTCGTGAAGATCGGCTGCCTGCCGCCCGCTTCATAATGCACCGCCGATCCGAAGTCGATCAGCTTCGGTTGTCCCTCCCGATCGACTATGATATTCCCCGGCTTGATATCCCGATGAATCAAGCCCTGTCTATGTATATATTCGAGCGCATCGATGATCGGCAGCATCGTCTCCTTGTAGAATCGGCCCTGGGACGGGGCCTGTCCTTCCCGAATATATTGCCCAAGCGTCATCCCCGGACAATAGGCCGTCACGAGATAGACCGTTCCGCCTTCTTCGAATTGATCGACATATTCCACGATGCAAGGATGGCTCAACTGCGCAAGCAGCGGCCCCTCCTTCGCGAAAATCGCCCGCTGCTCCTCGAACTGCGCCCTCGCTCCAGGCACGCGGCAGCGCACGGAGCGCCGATCCCGATCCCGCCCGGCCAAGGCTTGCGGGAAAAATTCCTTGATCACGCACCATGCTCCGCTCTCCATATGTCTCGCTTTATAGACGATGGACAGCTCTCCGCTCGACACCACTTTTCCTATTCGATACTTGTTATGCAGCCTCGTATTGCGCTTCAAGGCCGACTCGTTGACTGTCTGTGCCACCTGTCTCCCCCGCTCCGCCGTCAGCGCCTGCATGC includes these proteins:
- a CDS encoding vWA domain-containing protein, whose translation is MKKMMSKRGGWFKGLAAAIALLVLWSGGGGGAPASAADKAGSQAAHAASRGIDAVFVMDVSYSMNETDKDGIAAEVINMFMDMSDSAKTRIGFVAYNDRIVETQPLTSIASPGHQAKLKQKLQHMPRYGYTDLGLGLRTGADMLASDQEKGGVPFLILLSDGGTDFGYASRGRTVEDSNRDVKHVIKQAQAQGYPIYTIGLNHDGSVNKEELERIAKQTGGTSFITDSADDLPDIFNQIFARQIQSVLVTVAAVTATGELQEVKVPIPNSSMSEANIILLSSHPLREAQLYYSSKNVRLYESNKYRLMKIIRPEQGELVIKLRGKPGDFVKVNLLGNYSLGPELVLESQEIIKGQNTKFLSYLQHPDGSRLEDPPVFDTMQAELVVTNLDSGKEERTPLARKGNGFEGDYIFRYSGSYRWHVYLHGPDFYRMSPETERKVENLPPEAVAAGPLSLTKEDGEARIDLREWFHDPNGDELAFRLQPEADNKLEGAYIEDYWLVVTPRKTGDASLAVQASDPEGGTAVSTLAFSVRSYWELPLRIGAGVLIAALIGGAAYLWLRPRPKFAGRLEGYFLNTASGNDIPVAFWPLSSFDNRRVSLADLFRSLDIHEPLPEAERILLEPGKDGVLRVVHHTSCAVDKGRTPIPKGKKEVVQYNEKIYVTFEDGITEIELRYKPLKSGAASTGRPNSLPESG
- a CDS encoding serine/threonine protein kinase — its product is MDERTGTAPGASRGMQALTAERGRQVAQTVNESALKRNTRLHNKYRIGKVVSSGELSIVYKARHMESGAWCVIKEFFPQALAGRDRDRRSVRCRVPGARAQFEEQRAIFAKEGPLLAQLSHPCIVEYVDQFEEGGTVYLVTAYCPGMTLGQYIREGQAPSQGRFYKETMLPIIDALEYIHRQGLIHRDIKPGNIIVDREGQPKLIDFGSAVHYEAGGRQPIFTTAGYSALELYSETSRQDPAADIYSLAATLYFCLCGQPPLDVTQRLFRDQVEPIRQRSRGTTPLLARVITKGLAIHSRKRPASLNPFRIALYAEHLKWSLKERLQGRRLPEQAEHEPISRGGS